One Bradyrhizobium zhanjiangense DNA segment encodes these proteins:
- a CDS encoding 2-hydroxyacid dehydrogenase — MPKTIAIVGDRFMLPSVFAERITAACGNGIDIRVLEQPWPDEPMEHGYAGSKLDGLKEFMGDPDEVAEFIGDAALLVTHLAPISRSMLQRLPKLKFIAVSRGGPVNIDMQAARDHKVLVVNTPGRNASAVAEFTIGAILAETRLIRSGHESLRGGEWRGDLYRADRTGRELGEMTVGIVGYGAIGTRVVKLLKAFGCRILVTDPYVQLSAQDRNNGVEHVGLSELLARADVISLHARVTAETTGFIDRAAFAQVKPGAILINTARGPLVDYTALYEALSAGRLGGAMLDTFAVEPVPADWPLLQLPNVTLTPHIAGASLRTVTIAADQAAEEVRRYLAGEPPLNPC, encoded by the coding sequence ATGCCTAAGACCATTGCCATCGTCGGTGACCGCTTCATGCTGCCGAGCGTCTTTGCCGAACGGATCACGGCGGCTTGCGGCAATGGCATCGACATCCGCGTCCTGGAGCAACCCTGGCCGGACGAGCCGATGGAGCACGGCTATGCCGGCTCCAAGCTCGACGGATTGAAGGAGTTCATGGGCGACCCGGATGAGGTCGCGGAGTTCATCGGCGATGCCGCGCTGCTGGTCACGCATCTCGCGCCGATCTCGCGGTCGATGCTGCAGCGGCTGCCGAAGCTTAAGTTCATTGCGGTGTCGCGCGGCGGCCCGGTCAACATCGACATGCAGGCAGCGCGCGATCACAAGGTGCTCGTGGTCAACACGCCCGGCCGCAATGCCAGTGCGGTGGCCGAGTTCACCATCGGCGCCATTCTCGCCGAAACGCGCCTGATCCGCAGTGGGCACGAATCCTTACGCGGCGGCGAATGGCGCGGCGATCTCTACCGCGCCGATCGCACCGGGCGCGAGCTCGGCGAGATGACCGTCGGCATCGTCGGCTATGGCGCGATTGGCACCCGCGTGGTGAAACTGCTCAAGGCATTCGGGTGCAGGATCCTGGTGACGGACCCATACGTCCAGCTCAGCGCGCAGGATCGCAATAACGGCGTCGAGCACGTCGGCTTGAGCGAGCTCTTGGCGCGCGCCGACGTGATCAGCCTGCATGCGCGGGTGACCGCCGAGACTACCGGCTTCATCGATCGCGCGGCGTTCGCGCAGGTCAAGCCGGGCGCCATCCTCATCAATACGGCGCGGGGGCCACTGGTCGACTACACGGCGCTTTACGAGGCGCTCTCCGCCGGACGGCTCGGCGGGGCCATGCTCGACACCTTTGCCGTGGAGCCGGTGCCGGCCGACTGGCCGCTCCTGCAGCTGCCCAACGTCACGCTCACGCCCCACATTGCGGGGGCCTCGTTGCGCACCGTCACCATTGCCGCCGATCAGGCAGCCGAAGAGGTTCGCCGCTATCTCGCCGGCGAGCCGCCACTCAATCCGTGCTGA
- a CDS encoding class II aldolase/adducin family protein has translation MTREERQLREAIIAKCRWMNASGLNQGTSGNISARYKDRMLITPSATPYDAMKPEMIASMPLESDYGSWDGPLQPSTEWRFHLDIMRGRPDVGSVVHTHSTYATVLAIARKPIPACHYMMAAFGGNDIRCAGYARYGTAELSELALAALEGRNGCLLANHGMIAVGANLDKAMWLAVELETIARQYYLSLALGSPHILSEAEIADTAKGFSTYGLQQPTSKASKAKPGKAGASARAAARQRIEKKRSRTR, from the coding sequence ATGACCCGTGAGGAGCGACAGTTGCGCGAGGCGATCATCGCCAAGTGCCGATGGATGAACGCTTCAGGGCTCAATCAGGGGACGTCAGGCAACATCTCCGCCCGCTACAAGGATCGGATGCTGATCACGCCGTCGGCGACGCCCTATGACGCGATGAAGCCGGAGATGATCGCCTCGATGCCGCTTGAAAGTGACTACGGCTCCTGGGATGGGCCGTTGCAGCCGTCGACCGAATGGCGCTTTCATCTCGACATCATGCGTGGCCGTCCCGACGTCGGCAGCGTCGTTCATACCCATTCCACCTACGCCACGGTGCTTGCGATCGCGCGCAAGCCGATCCCCGCCTGCCACTACATGATGGCCGCGTTCGGAGGCAATGACATCCGCTGCGCCGGCTACGCGCGCTACGGCACGGCGGAACTATCCGAGCTGGCGCTCGCCGCGCTCGAAGGCCGCAACGGCTGCCTGCTGGCCAATCATGGCATGATCGCGGTCGGCGCCAACCTCGACAAGGCGATGTGGCTGGCGGTCGAGCTCGAGACCATCGCGCGTCAATATTACCTGTCGCTGGCATTGGGATCGCCTCACATTCTCAGCGAAGCGGAGATCGCCGACACGGCGAAGGGCTTCTCAACCTATGGCCTCCAGCAACCTACATCCAAGGCGTCGAAGGCAAAGCCGGGTAAGGCAGGCGCATCGGCAAGGGCGGCCGCGCGACAACGGATCGAGAAGAAGCGCAGCAGGACGCGATGA
- a CDS encoding ABC transporter ATP-binding protein, translated as MARLELNAVGKSFGPVRCAEDVSLAVEPGEIVAVFGPSGSGKTVLLRMIAGMFEPDEGDILVGGQSIVGAPPEHRGIGMAFQNFALFPHMSAQANIASGLRARAGAAEVASRVKSISRLLKIEHVLGHMPRELSNGQKQRTALARALIGNPDVLLLDDPLRNVDAKLRYEMRLELPSLLRRSSAAVLYVTQDYREAMAIADRIAVLVDGHLVQVARPEEIYVRPASVAVARLFGDPSINLAEVEPAAGQGGLGAVVAGTFVRLDAADRAAVDHGRCWLGVRPDDLVITRQPSENAIPARIVAITPMHEKAVLLLRFSDGTEWLAALPQDSAMASAEDGVFVRFAPEAALLFDRTTGLRLDLSPRRQAA; from the coding sequence ATGGCGCGTCTTGAGCTCAACGCTGTCGGCAAGTCATTCGGCCCGGTCCGCTGCGCCGAGGATGTTTCGCTGGCCGTCGAGCCCGGCGAGATCGTCGCTGTGTTCGGCCCGTCCGGAAGCGGCAAGACCGTGCTCTTGCGCATGATCGCCGGCATGTTCGAACCGGACGAAGGCGACATTCTGGTCGGCGGTCAATCGATCGTGGGGGCGCCGCCCGAGCACCGCGGGATCGGCATGGCGTTCCAGAACTTCGCCCTGTTTCCTCACATGAGTGCGCAGGCCAATATCGCAAGCGGCTTGCGTGCCAGGGCGGGCGCGGCCGAAGTCGCGAGCCGGGTCAAATCGATCAGCCGGCTTCTGAAGATCGAGCATGTGCTTGGCCATATGCCCCGCGAATTGTCGAACGGGCAGAAGCAACGCACCGCGCTTGCCCGCGCGCTGATCGGCAATCCCGATGTGCTGCTGCTCGATGATCCCTTGCGCAACGTCGATGCTAAACTCCGCTACGAGATGCGGCTCGAACTGCCGAGCTTGCTCCGGCGGAGCTCGGCTGCGGTGCTCTATGTCACCCAGGACTATCGGGAGGCGATGGCGATCGCCGACCGGATCGCGGTCCTGGTCGACGGGCATCTGGTGCAGGTCGCGCGTCCCGAGGAGATCTATGTCAGGCCGGCATCCGTTGCCGTCGCGCGCCTGTTCGGCGATCCCAGCATCAATCTGGCAGAGGTCGAGCCGGCCGCAGGGCAGGGCGGTCTCGGTGCGGTGGTGGCGGGGACGTTCGTTCGCCTCGATGCCGCCGACCGTGCGGCCGTCGATCATGGTCGGTGCTGGCTTGGCGTGCGCCCAGATGATCTCGTCATCACCCGCCAACCAAGCGAAAATGCCATTCCGGCGCGCATCGTCGCCATCACACCGATGCACGAAAAAGCCGTGCTGCTTCTGCGCTTCTCCGACGGGACCGAATGGCTGGCCGCCCTGCCACAGGACTCCGCCATGGCAAGTGCGGAGGATGGCGTCTTCGTTCGCTTCGCGCCCGAGGCGGCTCTCTTGTTTGACCGCACGACAGGCCTGCGTTTGGACCTGTCGCCTCGGCGGCAGGCGGCATGA
- a CDS encoding carbohydrate ABC transporter permease yields MVQLSQTNVLPRRATRLRGRMLPYVLSLPALLVCIAILVPFVTAAVYSLQRYRLNLPYLRGFIGIDNYIDFLSDPAFWNTLRISLIYTALTVVLELLLGLGIALLLRRPTRFHNAVSIVLLLPLMTAPAIAALMWKLMTNPSFGILSYLVSLFGVHDFKWASDPSTALFTVVLVDVWVYTPFIMILLLAGLRSLPRQPFEAAALDGVPASFVFFRITLPMLAPYIITASLFRLLDSIQQFDIVYAMTQGGPGDRLMVFQVQAYLEFFQYTNVGRSAALLMILWLITNILSNIFIKNWLRLRARAHGHA; encoded by the coding sequence ATGGTCCAATTGTCCCAGACGAATGTGCTACCGCGCCGCGCCACGAGGCTGCGCGGGCGGATGCTGCCCTATGTGCTGAGCCTGCCGGCTCTGCTCGTCTGCATCGCCATCCTCGTTCCCTTCGTGACGGCGGCAGTTTATTCGCTCCAGCGCTACCGGCTGAACCTGCCATATCTGCGCGGCTTCATTGGGATCGACAATTACATCGATTTTCTCTCCGATCCCGCCTTCTGGAATACGCTTCGCATCTCGCTCATCTATACCGCACTGACGGTGGTGCTCGAACTGCTGCTCGGCCTCGGCATCGCCTTGCTGCTGCGGCGTCCCACACGCTTCCATAACGCAGTGTCGATCGTCCTGCTGTTGCCGCTGATGACGGCGCCCGCGATCGCCGCGCTGATGTGGAAGCTGATGACCAACCCGAGCTTCGGCATCCTATCCTATCTCGTGAGCCTGTTCGGCGTGCATGATTTCAAATGGGCATCCGATCCCTCGACTGCATTGTTCACGGTGGTGCTGGTGGATGTCTGGGTCTATACGCCCTTCATCATGATCCTGCTCCTGGCGGGCTTGCGCTCGTTGCCGCGCCAGCCGTTCGAGGCAGCGGCGCTCGATGGTGTCCCGGCAAGCTTTGTCTTCTTCCGCATCACACTGCCGATGCTTGCGCCCTACATCATCACCGCCTCGCTGTTTCGCCTGCTGGATTCGATCCAGCAGTTCGACATCGTCTACGCGATGACGCAAGGCGGCCCCGGCGATCGGCTGATGGTGTTCCAGGTCCAGGCCTATCTCGAATTCTTCCAATATACCAATGTCGGACGTTCGGCGGCGTTGCTGATGATCCTGTGGCTGATCACCAATATCCTCTCGAACATCTTCATCAAGAACTGGCTGCGGCTGCGGGCCCGCGCCCACGGCCACGCGTGA
- a CDS encoding carbohydrate ABC transporter permease, protein MDHSSLAGRIFRGVALALVLVFFMFPIVWIFLMSFQTNEQILRIPPRILFEPTLANYQALISGQLRTAAGNLEISFMRNLVNSFALSSAAVVLALLLGVPAAYAFARFKFRLGETIAFTLLSFRFAPPLLVLLPLSLYYQQLGLNDTYFGIVWVYQLIALPLILWIVRGYFEDISPDIEHAYRLAGHTWREAFTRIAVPLAGPGIAAAGLLSFIFCWNNFVFALILASADKQPVTVGALAFVTASGIQYGQIAAAIVLSVTPTLLLALYAQRYLVEGLSLGAVKG, encoded by the coding sequence ATGGATCATTCCAGTCTCGCAGGTCGTATCTTCCGCGGCGTCGCGCTCGCGCTTGTGCTCGTCTTCTTCATGTTTCCGATCGTCTGGATCTTCCTGATGTCGTTCCAGACCAATGAGCAGATCCTGCGGATTCCGCCGCGCATCCTCTTCGAGCCGACGCTCGCCAATTACCAGGCGCTGATTTCAGGACAGCTCCGGACCGCCGCCGGCAATCTCGAAATATCGTTCATGCGCAACCTTGTGAACAGTTTCGCGCTGTCGAGCGCAGCCGTGGTCCTTGCCTTGCTGCTTGGCGTGCCCGCGGCCTACGCCTTTGCGCGGTTCAAGTTTCGGCTCGGCGAAACCATCGCATTCACGCTGTTGTCGTTTCGCTTCGCCCCGCCGCTGCTGGTGCTGCTGCCGCTGTCGCTCTACTACCAGCAGCTCGGGCTCAACGACACGTATTTCGGCATCGTCTGGGTTTACCAGCTCATCGCGCTGCCGCTGATCCTGTGGATCGTGCGCGGCTATTTCGAGGACATTAGTCCGGACATCGAGCACGCCTATCGTCTTGCCGGTCATACCTGGCGCGAGGCGTTCACGCGGATCGCGGTGCCGCTAGCCGGGCCCGGCATCGCGGCGGCCGGTCTGCTCTCCTTCATCTTCTGCTGGAACAATTTCGTGTTCGCGCTGATCCTGGCCTCGGCCGACAAGCAGCCAGTGACTGTTGGTGCGCTGGCTTTCGTCACCGCCTCAGGCATTCAGTACGGCCAGATCGCAGCGGCGATCGTGCTCTCCGTCACGCCGACCCTGCTGCTCGCGCTCTATGCGCAGCGCTATCTTGTGGAAGGCTTGTCGCTCGGTGCGGTGAAAGGCTGA
- a CDS encoding glycerol-3-phosphate dehydrogenase — translation MTQTAPHAGRDHGLVDIAIIGGGINGAGIARDAAGRGLKVLLCEKGDFAEGTSSRSGKLVHGGLRYLEYYEFRLVREALIEREVLLASAPHIIWPMRFVLPHSPEQRPAWLIRTGLFLYDHLGGRKRLPSSRGLDLAHAPEGAPLRSKFRRGFEYSDCWVDDARLVILNLVDAARNGAIILPRTRALSARREGDAWQLEMQGDDGGRHTVRARALVNAAGPWVQDVVQDVVGLNSSHNVRLVKGSHIVVPKFWSGAQAYLLQNEDRRVIFVNPYEKDLALIGTTDISYDGRAEDVAIDDTEIAYLLGVLRRYFRVPPSEQEIVHAFSGVRPLYDDNAENPSAVTRDYVFEVHGEQGVPPLLSIFGGKITTYRRLAEHVLQRLEAWFPKMSPGWTAGRPLPGGDIGGDFDAFIVQLAGEYSDLPRKLIHHYARLYGTRARELLGSARVSADLGRHFGGDFYEREATFLRESEWAREPQDFLDRRTKHGLHLTAAQQDAFASFI, via the coding sequence ATGACGCAGACTGCGCCGCACGCGGGCAGGGATCATGGGCTGGTCGACATCGCGATTATCGGCGGTGGCATCAACGGAGCCGGCATCGCGCGCGATGCGGCGGGCCGCGGCCTGAAGGTCCTGCTATGCGAGAAGGGTGACTTCGCCGAAGGCACCTCGTCGCGCTCGGGCAAGCTCGTTCACGGCGGTTTGCGCTATCTCGAATATTATGAATTTCGCTTGGTGCGCGAAGCCTTGATCGAGCGCGAGGTGCTGCTCGCGTCCGCGCCGCACATCATCTGGCCGATGCGCTTCGTGCTGCCGCACTCGCCGGAGCAGCGGCCGGCCTGGCTGATCCGCACCGGCTTGTTTCTCTACGACCATCTCGGTGGCCGCAAGCGGCTGCCGTCGAGCAGGGGTCTCGATCTTGCGCATGCGCCGGAGGGCGCGCCGCTGCGCTCCAAATTCAGGCGTGGCTTTGAATATTCGGACTGCTGGGTCGATGACGCACGGCTCGTGATCCTCAATCTGGTTGATGCCGCGCGCAACGGCGCCATCATCCTGCCCCGGACCCGCGCCCTAAGTGCGCGCCGGGAAGGGGACGCATGGCAGCTGGAGATGCAGGGGGATGACGGCGGCAGGCACACCGTCCGGGCGCGCGCGCTGGTCAACGCGGCGGGGCCGTGGGTCCAGGACGTTGTGCAAGATGTCGTCGGGCTGAATTCGTCGCACAATGTGCGGCTGGTCAAGGGCAGCCATATCGTGGTGCCGAAATTCTGGAGCGGAGCGCAGGCCTATCTGCTCCAGAACGAGGACCGTCGCGTCATCTTCGTCAATCCTTACGAGAAAGACCTCGCACTGATCGGCACGACCGACATCTCCTATGATGGCCGCGCCGAGGACGTCGCGATCGACGACACCGAGATCGCCTACCTGCTCGGCGTGTTGCGCCGTTACTTTCGTGTCCCCCCGTCGGAGCAGGAGATCGTCCATGCATTTTCCGGTGTCCGGCCGCTCTATGACGACAATGCAGAAAACCCGTCTGCGGTGACGCGCGACTATGTTTTCGAGGTTCACGGCGAGCAGGGCGTGCCGCCGCTGCTCTCGATCTTCGGTGGCAAGATCACGACCTACCGTCGGCTTGCGGAGCATGTGTTGCAGCGACTTGAGGCATGGTTTCCGAAGATGTCGCCGGGCTGGACGGCGGGAAGGCCGCTGCCCGGCGGCGACATCGGTGGTGACTTCGATGCCTTCATCGTCCAGCTGGCAGGCGAATATTCCGACCTTCCGCGCAAGCTGATCCACCATTATGCGCGCCTGTATGGCACGCGGGCGCGCGAACTGCTTGGTTCGGCCCGTGTCTCGGCCGATCTCGGTCGGCATTTCGGTGGAGACTTTTACGAACGTGAGGCCACGTTTTTACGCGAGAGCGAGTGGGCCAGGGAGCCTCAGGACTTTCTGGATCGGCGTACCAAACATGGCTTGCATCTGACGGCGGCGCAACAGGACGCCTTTGCGAGCTTTATCTAA
- a CDS encoding FGGY-family carbohydrate kinase, translated as MSTGLGRDVIIGIDAGTSLIKTVAFTRDGRQLGEYALPNSYTTSAGGHVEQDMTRTWNDTVAALRGLGAAIPDLASRLAAIAVTGQGDGTWLIDDDGRPVAPALLWLDSRAASLVGDIRASERNAALYWRTGSGLNACQQGPQLAWLQAHAPDSLSRARTAFHCKDWLYFLLTGERATDPSEATFSCGDFRKRRFDAETARLIGIADCMALFPDVVDGVVTTHPLNAGAALEIGLPQGVPVSLGYVDVICNALGAGLYDPAPDVGCTIIGSTGMHMRLAPSANAVVLNAEATGYTMPFPVPGHYAQMQSNMAATLNIDWLLDLARDLLAAEGITRSRADLIRRLDDHVLEARPGELLFHPFISDAGERGPFVAHEACAQFLGLRTRHGYWDLMRAVMEGLAFAARDCYAAMGALPRDVRITGGAARSRALGAILGAALECNVRVCSRGEAGAAGAAMIAAVATGLYPDMTACTDVWVRPYLAAPQTPDAALVSRYARLFPAYLEARLAARPVWKQLAAVRAGAGHA; from the coding sequence ATGAGCACCGGGCTGGGTCGCGACGTCATCATCGGCATTGATGCCGGCACTTCCTTGATCAAGACGGTCGCGTTCACGCGCGATGGCCGGCAGCTCGGCGAATACGCGCTTCCGAACAGCTACACGACGTCGGCCGGCGGACATGTCGAGCAGGACATGACGCGGACCTGGAACGATACCGTCGCCGCACTGCGCGGCCTGGGAGCGGCGATACCCGATCTTGCCTCGCGGCTCGCCGCCATCGCGGTGACAGGGCAGGGCGATGGCACCTGGCTGATCGACGATGATGGACGGCCCGTCGCGCCGGCGCTGCTCTGGCTCGACTCGCGCGCTGCCAGTCTCGTCGGGGACATCCGCGCCAGCGAGCGCAATGCGGCGCTCTATTGGCGGACCGGCTCGGGGCTGAACGCCTGCCAGCAGGGGCCGCAACTGGCCTGGTTGCAGGCGCATGCGCCCGACAGCCTGTCGCGCGCCCGCACGGCCTTTCATTGCAAGGACTGGCTCTATTTCCTGCTCACCGGCGAGCGTGCAACCGATCCGTCGGAGGCGACCTTCTCCTGCGGCGATTTCCGCAAGCGCCGCTTTGACGCGGAAACGGCGCGCCTGATCGGAATCGCCGATTGCATGGCCCTGTTTCCGGACGTCGTCGACGGCGTCGTGACCACGCATCCGCTGAATGCCGGCGCAGCGCTCGAGATCGGACTGCCGCAGGGCGTTCCGGTCTCGCTCGGCTATGTCGATGTCATCTGCAATGCGCTGGGGGCCGGGCTCTACGATCCGGCGCCGGATGTCGGCTGCACCATCATCGGCTCGACCGGCATGCATATGCGGCTGGCGCCAAGCGCCAATGCGGTGGTCCTCAACGCCGAGGCGACCGGCTACACCATGCCGTTTCCGGTCCCCGGTCACTATGCCCAGATGCAATCGAACATGGCGGCGACGCTGAACATCGACTGGCTCCTCGACCTCGCGCGCGACCTGCTCGCCGCCGAGGGCATTACGCGTTCGCGCGCCGACCTGATCCGTCGACTCGACGATCACGTGCTCGAGGCGCGGCCCGGCGAGCTCCTATTCCATCCCTTCATTTCCGATGCCGGCGAGCGCGGCCCATTCGTCGCCCATGAAGCCTGTGCGCAATTCCTGGGCTTGCGCACACGCCACGGCTATTGGGATCTGATGCGCGCGGTCATGGAAGGGCTCGCCTTCGCCGCCCGTGATTGCTACGCCGCGATGGGCGCGCTGCCGCGGGACGTGCGCATCACCGGTGGCGCGGCGCGAAGCCGGGCGCTCGGCGCGATCCTCGGTGCTGCGCTGGAATGCAACGTTCGTGTCTGTAGTCGCGGCGAAGCGGGAGCTGCGGGCGCCGCCATGATCGCGGCAGTGGCGACCGGCCTCTATCCGGACATGACGGCCTGTACGGATGTGTGGGTGCGGCCGTATCTCGCTGCTCCGCAAACGCCGGATGCGGCCTTGGTGTCGCGCTATGCGCGGTTGTTTCCGGCCTATCTCGAGGCCAGGCTCGCGGCGCGGCCGGTCTGGAAGCAACTCGCGGCCGTGCGTGCGGGAGCCGGTCATGCCTAA
- a CDS encoding ABC transporter ATP-binding protein, which produces MGVLEIRKVDKVYQSRGKPPVHAVRALDMEVDKGEIVALLGSSGCGKTSTLRMIAGFESVTSGTITLGQRRIDGLPPARRKVAMAFEGYSLYPPLTVRENIAFALKAQQLSHGEVSRRVDAIARLVEIEDILDSYPRSISGGQQQRVSLARALVRDADLYLLDEPMGQLEPQLRAVLRGRIKGLLAERGMTAIFVTHDQTEASALADRIAVMEDGVLQQFASERELKDHPANLFVASFIGEPPMNLLETEVARADGGFRLSIGPDVAFQLDGQTLDPAARRALEQSPRVRIGIRPQKISVGNGDVRVRVVSNQWLGDQSHVAGEREGRLLIAVTPNKIAARPGDIIPFALETRHLHVFGADGSCIRHAEAA; this is translated from the coding sequence ATGGGCGTGCTGGAGATCAGGAAGGTCGACAAGGTCTACCAGAGCCGCGGCAAGCCCCCGGTTCACGCCGTGCGCGCGCTGGATATGGAGGTCGACAAGGGGGAGATCGTCGCTCTGTTGGGGTCGTCGGGCTGCGGCAAGACCTCGACCCTGCGGATGATCGCGGGCTTCGAGAGCGTCACCTCGGGGACGATCACGCTCGGCCAGCGCCGGATCGACGGATTGCCGCCTGCGAGGCGCAAGGTGGCGATGGCCTTTGAAGGCTATTCGCTCTACCCGCCGCTCACGGTTCGCGAAAACATCGCCTTCGCCTTGAAGGCGCAGCAGCTCTCGCATGGCGAGGTCTCCCGCCGCGTCGATGCGATCGCGCGGCTGGTGGAAATCGAGGACATTCTCGACAGCTATCCGCGCTCGATCTCCGGAGGGCAGCAGCAACGGGTCTCGCTGGCGCGCGCCTTGGTGCGCGATGCCGATCTGTATCTGCTGGACGAGCCGATGGGCCAGCTCGAGCCGCAGCTCCGCGCGGTGCTGCGCGGCCGGATCAAGGGGCTGCTTGCCGAGCGCGGGATGACGGCGATATTCGTCACCCATGACCAGACCGAGGCCAGCGCGCTCGCCGACCGAATCGCGGTCATGGAAGACGGTGTGCTTCAGCAGTTCGCAAGCGAACGGGAGTTGAAGGATCATCCCGCGAACCTGTTCGTTGCGAGCTTCATCGGCGAGCCACCGATGAACCTGCTAGAGACCGAAGTCGCCCGCGCCGACGGCGGCTTCCGTCTCTCGATCGGCCCGGATGTCGCGTTCCAGCTCGACGGGCAGACGCTCGACCCGGCCGCGCGCCGCGCGCTCGAGCAGAGCCCGCGCGTCCGGATCGGCATCAGGCCGCAGAAGATTTCCGTCGGGAACGGGGATGTACGCGTGCGCGTCGTCTCCAACCAGTGGCTCGGCGACCAGTCGCATGTCGCAGGTGAACGCGAGGGCCGTCTCCTCATCGCGGTGACGCCGAACAAGATCGCCGCGCGACCCGGGGACATTATTCCCTTCGCGCTGGAGACGCGGCACCTTCATGTGTTCGGCGCCGACGGCAGCTGCATTCGCCACGCGGAGGCAGCTTGA